One stretch of Candidatus Schekmanbacteria bacterium DNA includes these proteins:
- a CDS encoding DUF4382 domain-containing protein → MDFKEEKGGYKMINKKIIFFILLIPLFFIISPTFAGSNANNVDGVNVTIKQIDVATDCGNGTSNCTWQTLFSSSTGATINLLDSKIMSEGEDYKANSLPTGEYKYLKLTLSKFEILSGNSTYDILSKLLYEKHLNKSGNDYYLYASSEPDFEGDQNGEDVMFMIPFTVEEDSNITMTVNIFLPEQAISCQSGDCMITQPPIISIGAEEEHTQGSSTLGTLNGTIVNLPEADKPVYVGFYPADNMPPPGQPPMLGAEVVVSGTTGAFSSLLPDGSYYIVGFQDLDPNDTGGMPMPVEGVDYFYNNFAISHTIESGKTTNVQIDFSSNDVEVFDGGESLTVRVDLSNINSQEKSGKKLYVGLFPNPNSLPCNQIMGHDSGNEGPDIGDVKELTGDEQYKDITINGISEGQYCVVSLLDITEEDYVEPTVNSDYLGCYGDCLQNNSTGLSVTAGQDNVFTSTAITLSTFDMNNFIP, encoded by the coding sequence ATGGACTTCAAAGAAGAAAAAGGAGGTTATAAAATGATAAATAAGAAAATAATATTTTTTATCTTATTAATTCCTTTATTTTTTATAATATCCCCAACTTTTGCCGGTTCTAATGCAAACAATGTTGATGGTGTAAATGTAACTATAAAACAAATTGATGTAGCCACTGATTGCGGCAACGGTACATCGAACTGTACATGGCAAACTCTTTTTAGCAGCAGTACTGGCGCAACTATAAATCTTCTTGACAGTAAAATAATGTCTGAAGGAGAAGATTACAAAGCAAATTCATTACCTACAGGTGAATACAAGTATTTAAAACTTACTCTCTCAAAATTTGAAATTCTTTCAGGAAATTCTACATATGACATTTTAAGCAAACTCCTTTATGAGAAACATCTCAATAAAAGCGGCAATGATTATTATCTTTATGCTTCTTCAGAACCTGATTTTGAAGGAGATCAAAATGGTGAAGATGTAATGTTTATGATTCCATTTACAGTGGAAGAAGACAGCAATATTACAATGACGGTCAATATCTTTTTGCCCGAGCAAGCAATATCCTGCCAAAGTGGAGATTGTATGATCACTCAACCTCCAATTATTTCAATTGGTGCAGAAGAAGAGCATACACAGGGTAGCAGTACACTTGGAACTCTCAATGGCACAATAGTAAATCTTCCTGAAGCCGACAAACCAGTTTATGTTGGATTTTATCCAGCTGACAATATGCCTCCACCGGGCCAGCCTCCAATGTTGGGCGCAGAAGTTGTTGTTTCAGGAACAACCGGGGCATTTTCAAGTCTATTACCAGATGGATCATATTATATTGTTGGATTTCAAGATTTAGACCCAAACGATACAGGTGGTATGCCAATGCCTGTTGAAGGAGTGGATTACTTTTATAATAACTTTGCTATTTCTCATACTATTGAAAGCGGTAAAACTACTAATGTGCAAATTGATTTCAGCTCCAATGATGTAGAGGTATTTGATGGCGGAGAAAGTCTAACTGTAAGGGTTGATTTATCAAATATTAACTCACAAGAAAAATCAGGAAAAAAGTTATATGTTGGGCTATTCCCAAATCCAAATTCATTACCATGTAATCAAATTATGGGCCATGACAGCGGAAATGAAGGCCCAGATATAGGCGATGTCAAAGAGCTAACAGGTGATGAACAATACAAAGACATAACAATAAATGGTATTTCTGAAGGACAATATTGTGTAGTATCGCTTCTTGATATAACAGAAGAAGACTATGTTGAACCAACAGTAAATTCAGATTATTTGGGTTGTTACGGAGATTGTTTACAAAACAACAGCACAGGACTTTCTGTTACAGCAGGACAGGACAATGTATTTACATCAACAGCCATAACTCTCAGTACT